From the genome of Bosea sp. Tri-49, one region includes:
- a CDS encoding cytochrome c, producing MRRLLITLLVFIALGAAGFFVLTDPRVVSPGPEIGTLPAPDLENGKLLFAAGGCASCHATPGQDDKTRLGGGLVLDSPFGKFHVPNISPHTRDGIGNWGTADFIQAMTAGVSPSGQHYYPAFPYTSYRLMPPKAVADLLAYIRTLPSVEGRAPGHELGFPYNIRRAVGGWKLLFFDGTSFKADPSKSEEWNRGAYLVNGPGHCAECHSSRNQFGAIVQATRFAGGPDPEGKGWVPNITQAEGGLGKWSKPEIAELLKSGFTPSFDSVGGTMSAVVRNMAQLSDADRLAMAEYLKSLPAVQGPPRPQKAAGG from the coding sequence ATGCGCCGCCTGCTGATCACGCTCCTGGTCTTCATTGCGCTCGGCGCTGCCGGCTTCTTCGTCCTCACCGATCCGCGTGTGGTCTCGCCTGGTCCCGAGATCGGCACGTTGCCGGCTCCCGACCTGGAGAACGGCAAGCTGCTGTTCGCAGCCGGCGGCTGTGCCTCCTGCCATGCCACGCCGGGCCAGGACGACAAGACACGGCTCGGTGGTGGGCTGGTGCTGGACTCGCCCTTCGGCAAGTTCCATGTGCCGAACATCTCGCCGCATACGCGCGACGGCATCGGTAACTGGGGCACGGCTGACTTCATCCAGGCGATGACCGCCGGCGTCTCACCTTCGGGCCAGCACTATTATCCGGCTTTCCCCTACACCTCATACCGGCTGATGCCGCCCAAGGCCGTTGCCGATCTCCTCGCCTATATCCGGACGTTGCCATCGGTTGAGGGCAGGGCGCCCGGCCATGAGCTCGGTTTCCCCTACAACATTCGCCGTGCCGTTGGCGGCTGGAAACTGCTGTTCTTCGACGGGACATCGTTCAAGGCCGATCCGAGCAAGAGTGAGGAGTGGAATCGCGGCGCCTATCTGGTGAACGGTCCGGGCCATTGCGCCGAATGCCATTCCAGCCGCAACCAGTTCGGCGCGATCGTCCAGGCGACGCGCTTTGCCGGCGGTCCCGATCCGGAGGGCAAGGGCTGGGTGCCGAACATCACCCAGGCCGAGGGCGGCCTTGGGAAATGGTCGAAGCCCGAGATCGCCGAGTTGCTCAAGAGCGGCTTCACGCCGAGCTTCGACAGTGTCGGCGGCACAATGTCAGCGGTAGTGCGCAACATGGCGCAATTATCGGATGCCGATCGGCTGGCGATGGCCGAATATCTGAAGTCGCTGCCGGCGGTGCAGGGGCCGCCGCGGCCGCAGAAGGCAGCGGGTGGGTAG
- a CDS encoding helix-turn-helix domain-containing protein, with protein sequence MGIETRERGGREIESGAQVISGQLGKTIQRLRKAYNLSLSELAEQSGVAKSIISQIERNETNPTLATIWRLSQALDVSIERVLSTNEEEAFIEKIARPDTPILVSEDGKLRLAIIGWIKTVEWLQWYEVSAEPGGELDSEGHQRGSIESLSVSAGEFEVEVGGITQRAKAGETLRYRCDRQHVVRCVSGQPGTALMVCILKAAVMD encoded by the coding sequence ATGGGTATCGAAACCAGGGAACGTGGCGGCCGCGAAATAGAATCCGGCGCCCAGGTCATCTCCGGCCAGCTCGGCAAGACGATCCAGCGGTTGCGCAAGGCCTATAATCTCTCGCTCTCGGAGCTCGCCGAGCAGTCCGGCGTTGCCAAGTCGATCATCAGCCAGATCGAGCGCAACGAGACCAACCCGACCCTGGCGACGATCTGGCGGCTGTCGCAGGCGCTCGACGTCTCGATCGAGCGTGTGCTCTCGACCAATGAGGAAGAGGCGTTCATCGAGAAGATCGCCCGGCCCGACACGCCGATCCTGGTCTCGGAGGACGGCAAGCTGCGCCTTGCCATCATCGGCTGGATCAAGACCGTCGAATGGCTGCAATGGTACGAGGTCAGCGCCGAGCCCGGCGGCGAGCTCGATTCGGAAGGCCACCAGCGCGGCTCAATCGAATCGCTCTCGGTCAGCGCCGGTGAATTCGAGGTCGAGGTCGGCGGCATCACCCAGCGCGCCAAGGCCGGCGAGACCCTGCGTTATCGCTGCGACCGCCAGCACGTCGTCCGCTGCGTCAGCGGCCAACCAGGCACGGCCTTGATGGTCTGCATCCTCAAAGCGGCGGTGATGGACTAA
- a CDS encoding DMT family transporter — protein sequence MSPLLGISLKLLSALSFTLMSAGIKTLASRYPTGELVFFRSFFALIPLMIWLAWRHEFPEALKTSNLRGHLKRGVIGSTGMFLGFAALHLLPLSDAVAIGYAAPLIVVVLAALILKERVRIYRWTAVAVGFVGVLLMLSPHMGAQAFGHGLSGGPAIGALLALAGAFCSAFASIEVRLLTHTEKTGAIVFYFMSLTSLLGLLTLALGWTVPDLKDFVLLVTIGVLGGLGQMLLVQAYRYGDASLIAPFEYSTMIWATALGWFVFGEWPVIAVLIGSLIVIASGIYVILREQQLGLLKKETREAGPTRSV from the coding sequence TTGTCACCGCTCCTCGGCATCAGCCTCAAGCTGCTTTCGGCCCTGTCGTTCACGCTGATGTCGGCCGGCATCAAGACGCTGGCCTCGCGCTATCCGACGGGAGAGCTCGTCTTCTTCCGCTCGTTCTTCGCGCTGATCCCGCTGATGATCTGGCTGGCCTGGCGCCATGAATTCCCCGAGGCGCTCAAGACGAGCAATCTGCGTGGCCATCTCAAACGCGGCGTCATCGGCTCGACCGGCATGTTCCTCGGCTTCGCCGCCCTGCATTTGCTGCCGCTCTCGGACGCCGTCGCAATCGGTTACGCCGCGCCACTGATCGTCGTGGTGCTGGCGGCGCTGATCCTGAAGGAGCGTGTCCGCATCTACCGCTGGACCGCCGTCGCCGTCGGCTTCGTCGGCGTGCTCTTGATGCTCTCCCCGCATATGGGCGCACAGGCCTTCGGCCATGGCCTCTCCGGCGGCCCGGCCATCGGCGCGCTGCTCGCGCTCGCCGGCGCCTTCTGCTCGGCCTTCGCCTCGATCGAGGTCCGGCTCCTGACCCATACCGAGAAGACCGGCGCCATCGTCTTCTATTTCATGTCGCTGACCTCGCTACTCGGTCTGCTGACGCTCGCACTCGGCTGGACGGTGCCCGACCTGAAGGACTTCGTCCTCCTCGTCACCATCGGCGTGCTCGGCGGCCTCGGCCAGATGCTGCTGGTCCAGGCCTATCGCTATGGCGACGCCTCGCTGATCGCCCCCTTCGAATATTCGACGATGATCTGGGCGACGGCGCTCGGCTGGTTCGTCTTCGGCGAATGGCCGGTGATTGCCGTGCTCATCGGCTCGCTCATCGTGATCGCCTCGGGCATCTACGTCATCCTGCGCGAACAGCAGCTCGGCCTGCTCAAGAAGGAAACCCGCGAGGCCGGCCCGACCCGCTCCGTTTGA
- a CDS encoding GNAT family N-acetyltransferase has translation MTIAYRRAIPEDTPACVVLRGRTRENAFSVERLAEAGVTLESWQAAIADGSLPGHVATEGDEIVGYCFGERETGEIAVLALLPEHEGLGVGKTLLNLVVAEFRELGLARLFLSCSSDPAVRSYGFYRHLGWTSTGTFDDRDDEILEYRLI, from the coding sequence ATGACCATCGCCTATCGACGCGCCATCCCCGAGGACACGCCCGCCTGCGTCGTCCTGCGCGGCAGGACACGGGAGAACGCCTTCTCGGTCGAGCGCCTCGCAGAAGCGGGTGTCACGCTCGAGAGCTGGCAGGCCGCCATCGCCGATGGCAGCCTGCCAGGCCATGTCGCGACCGAGGGTGATGAGATCGTCGGCTACTGCTTCGGCGAGCGCGAGACCGGCGAAATCGCCGTGCTGGCGCTGCTGCCGGAGCACGAAGGACTGGGTGTCGGGAAGACCCTGCTGAACCTGGTCGTCGCGGAATTCAGGGAGCTGGGTCTCGCCAGACTGTTCCTCAGCTGCTCATCCGATCCGGCCGTGCGCTCCTATGGCTTCTACCGGCATCTGGGCTGGACCTCGACCGGCACCTTCGACGACCGGGACGACGAGATCCTCGAATATCGCTTGATCTGA
- a CDS encoding SDR family oxidoreductase, translating to MDLGIAGRTAIVCASSKGLGRGCAQALAEAGCTVVVNGRDAKTLEETAAAIRASTGATVIAVVADVSTKAGQDALLAAAPNPDILVNNNGGPPPKPFREVTREGLLEGVAQNMATPLELVQRVVDGMIERRFGRIVNITSASVLTPLTGLDVSSAARAGLTAFLAGVAREIAHANVTINNILPGVFDTDRIKTATNKVAEMQGISIEEATKRRLAAVPAGRLGTPDEFGKLCAFISSAHAGYITGQNFLIDGGSFRTNF from the coding sequence ATGGATCTGGGTATCGCCGGCCGCACGGCCATCGTTTGCGCCTCGAGCAAGGGGCTGGGCCGTGGCTGCGCGCAGGCACTGGCCGAAGCCGGCTGCACCGTCGTCGTCAACGGCCGCGACGCCAAGACACTGGAGGAAACCGCAGCTGCGATTCGCGCCAGCACTGGCGCCACCGTGATCGCCGTCGTCGCCGATGTCTCGACCAAGGCGGGGCAGGACGCGCTGCTCGCCGCGGCACCGAATCCCGACATCCTCGTCAACAACAATGGTGGCCCGCCGCCAAAACCCTTCCGCGAAGTGACGCGCGAGGGACTGCTCGAAGGCGTGGCGCAGAACATGGCGACGCCGCTAGAACTGGTGCAGCGCGTGGTCGACGGCATGATCGAGCGGCGCTTCGGCCGCATCGTCAACATCACCTCGGCGAGCGTGCTGACCCCGCTGACCGGGCTCGATGTCTCCTCCGCCGCCCGCGCCGGTCTGACCGCCTTCCTCGCCGGGGTGGCGCGCGAGATCGCCCATGCCAACGTCACCATCAACAACATCCTGCCCGGCGTGTTCGACACGGACCGGATCAAGACCGCGACGAACAAGGTCGCCGAGATGCAGGGCATCAGCATCGAGGAAGCAACGAAGCGGCGGCTCGCTGCTGTCCCGGCCGGCCGCCTCGGCACGCCCGACGAGTTCGGCAAGCTCTGCGCCTTCATTTCCAGCGCCCATGCCGGCTACATCACCGGCCAGAACTTCCTGATCGACGGCGGCTCGTTCCGGACGAACTTCTGA
- a CDS encoding UDP-2,3-diacylglucosamine diphosphatase, which produces MSDDSDAKQVRSIFISDLHLGTRGAQADLVLEFLRAYDAPTIYLVGDIIDGWRLKSGWYFPQSHNDVVQKLLRKVRKGSKLVYVTGNHDDFLRDYTGLQFGGITLVDDIVHETADGKRMLVIHGDLFDLVVRNAKWLALLGDWAYTVALVLNHGINRVRRVLRLPHWSLSAWAKHKVKNAVNYIGEFEQCLADEARRHKADGVICGHIHHAAQREIGGLTYINTGDWVESCTAVVEHDDGRFEIVRWPQHRLKGEKPALPAPTATRPAPVPSLVEAA; this is translated from the coding sequence ATGAGCGACGATAGCGACGCCAAGCAGGTTCGCAGCATCTTCATCTCCGACCTGCATCTCGGCACGCGCGGAGCGCAGGCGGATCTCGTGCTGGAGTTCCTGCGCGCCTATGACGCGCCAACGATCTACCTGGTCGGCGACATCATCGACGGCTGGCGGCTGAAGAGCGGCTGGTACTTCCCGCAGTCGCACAACGACGTGGTCCAGAAGCTGCTGCGCAAGGTGCGCAAGGGCTCGAAGCTGGTCTACGTCACCGGCAACCATGACGACTTCCTGCGCGACTACACCGGCCTGCAGTTCGGCGGCATCACGCTGGTCGACGATATCGTCCACGAGACCGCTGACGGCAAGCGCATGCTCGTGATCCATGGCGACCTGTTCGACCTCGTCGTGCGCAACGCCAAATGGCTCGCCCTGCTCGGCGACTGGGCCTACACGGTCGCGCTCGTGCTCAACCACGGCATCAATCGCGTGCGCCGCGTCTTGCGCCTGCCGCACTGGTCGCTCTCGGCCTGGGCCAAGCACAAGGTCAAGAACGCGGTGAACTATATCGGCGAGTTCGAGCAGTGCCTCGCCGACGAGGCGCGCCGGCACAAGGCCGATGGCGTGATCTGTGGCCATATCCACCATGCCGCCCAGCGCGAGATCGGCGGGCTGACCTACATCAACACCGGCGACTGGGTCGAAAGCTGCACGGCCGTGGTCGAGCACGACGATGGCCGCTTCGAGATCGTGCGTTGGCCGCAGCACCGGCTGAAGGGCGAGAAGCCGGCATTGCCGGCGCCAACTGCGACACGCCCCGCACCAGTTCCGAGCCTCGTCGAGGCAGCGTGA
- a CDS encoding glycosyltransferase family 4 protein gives MRVLIATDAWRPQINGVVRSLERMVEAAPEFGVTPHMLTPEGFWQVGLPSYPDIRIALATRRHVARRIAEFGPDHIHIATEGPIGWLTRAVCLAQKRTFTTSYHTRFPQYVAARWPIPESWSYRFLRRFHGSAAGVMVSTATVEAELRAHGFERILRWGRGVDLSLFHPRPESVLDLPRPIFLSVGRVAVEKNLEAFLSLRLPGSKVVVGDGPARADLKRAFPDAHFLGAREGEELAAIYASSDVFVFPSLTDTFGIVLLEAAASGLPVAAFPVQGPSDVFAGSQAAVLHEDLRSAALAALRLPREAGLELAAHHSWHSSAEQFYGHMRRAMQAAVSGKTARTELGAAPTTLSVRLEPNERKEFA, from the coding sequence ATGCGCGTCCTGATCGCGACGGACGCCTGGCGGCCGCAGATCAACGGCGTGGTGCGCTCGCTGGAGCGGATGGTCGAGGCGGCGCCGGAGTTCGGTGTCACCCCGCATATGCTGACGCCGGAAGGCTTCTGGCAGGTTGGGCTGCCGTCCTATCCCGATATCCGCATCGCGCTGGCGACGCGCCGGCATGTAGCTCGGCGCATCGCCGAATTCGGCCCCGACCATATCCATATCGCGACCGAAGGGCCGATCGGCTGGCTGACGCGCGCCGTCTGCCTCGCCCAGAAGCGGACCTTCACGACGAGCTATCACACGCGCTTCCCGCAATATGTCGCCGCGCGTTGGCCGATACCTGAAAGCTGGAGCTACCGTTTCCTGCGCCGCTTCCACGGGTCGGCGGCGGGCGTGATGGTCTCGACCGCCACGGTCGAGGCGGAACTGCGCGCCCATGGCTTCGAGCGCATCCTGCGCTGGGGGCGGGGCGTCGACCTCTCCCTGTTCCATCCGCGGCCCGAGAGCGTGCTCGACCTGCCGCGGCCGATCTTCCTCAGCGTCGGCAGGGTAGCGGTCGAGAAGAACCTCGAAGCCTTCCTGTCGCTGCGTTTGCCCGGCAGCAAGGTCGTGGTCGGCGACGGGCCGGCTCGCGCCGACCTCAAGCGTGCCTTCCCCGACGCGCATTTCCTTGGCGCGCGCGAGGGCGAGGAGCTGGCGGCGATCTATGCGTCCTCTGACGTTTTCGTCTTCCCGAGCCTGACCGACACCTTCGGTATCGTGCTGCTTGAGGCGGCGGCGAGCGGGCTGCCGGTCGCGGCCTTCCCGGTGCAGGGGCCGAGCGACGTCTTCGCCGGCAGCCAGGCGGCGGTACTGCACGAGGATCTGCGAAGTGCCGCACTCGCGGCGCTGCGCCTGCCGCGCGAGGCCGGGCTCGAACTCGCCGCGCATCATAGCTGGCATAGCAGCGCCGAGCAGTTCTACGGCCATATGCGCCGGGCGATGCAGGCTGCAGTGTCCGGAAAGACGGCGCGCACCGAGTTGGGAGCGGCGCCGACTACGCTCTCCGTGCGGCTCGAGCCGAACGAGCGAAAAGAATTCGCATAG
- a CDS encoding cation:proton antiporter domain-containing protein, whose amino-acid sequence MAGTIDPSAYRDAVVVLATAGVIVPFAKRFRVNSVVAFMACGALLGPYGLGGLAAKIPFLGAITVSNAEALAGPAELGVAFLLFVIGLELSYERLMTMRRLVFGLGLGQVAFSATAISAIAYAFGQPAAAALLIGTALALSSTAMVVELLSAHRRMTSSAGRASFAVLLCQDLAVIPLLFLVSVLGAQNGGSLIAGLTQALLQAVAAVAAIIVIGRLAMRPLFRLVASTDSSESFMAATLLVALGTGLIAAGAGLSMGLGAFIAGLLLAETEYRRAIEVTIEPFKSLLIGVFFLTVGMSVNPAALAAQPVAILSIAAGLFLAKVAITFLLARYFKLSRSTALETAIMIGPGGEFAFVLLTASVAAKLVDQNAAALVLAGVSLTMIFLPLAARMARKLSARLAPAVNLPTEASILPPDDHAPRAIVVGLGRVGRLVSEMLEQHKVPYITIDADPSLIAAQRRAGRPAFYGNATKPDFLRLCGLEEATALIVTIDNPRAVDEIVAAARGVRQDLIIVARARDAKHARHLYELGVNDAVPETIEASLQLSEAALVGLGVPMGLVIASVHQRRDDFRSELKPASAPQPALPRHARSRRL is encoded by the coding sequence GTGGCCGGGACGATCGATCCTTCCGCCTATCGCGATGCCGTGGTCGTGCTCGCCACGGCCGGCGTGATCGTGCCCTTCGCCAAGCGTTTCCGGGTCAATTCGGTCGTCGCCTTCATGGCTTGCGGCGCCTTGCTCGGCCCCTACGGTCTCGGCGGCCTCGCCGCCAAGATTCCCTTCCTCGGCGCGATCACCGTCTCGAATGCGGAGGCGCTCGCCGGCCCGGCCGAGCTCGGCGTCGCCTTCCTGCTCTTCGTCATCGGGCTCGAGCTCTCCTATGAGCGCCTGATGACCATGCGCCGGCTGGTCTTCGGGCTCGGCCTCGGCCAGGTCGCGTTCTCGGCCACCGCGATCAGCGCCATCGCCTATGCCTTCGGTCAGCCGGCGGCTGCGGCCCTGCTGATCGGCACGGCGCTCGCCTTGTCCTCGACCGCGATGGTGGTCGAGCTGCTCTCCGCCCATCGCCGCATGACTTCCTCGGCCGGACGAGCCAGCTTCGCCGTCCTGCTCTGCCAGGACCTTGCGGTGATCCCGTTGCTCTTCCTGGTCAGTGTGCTCGGTGCGCAGAATGGCGGCTCGCTGATCGCCGGCCTGACCCAGGCACTACTACAGGCGGTCGCCGCGGTCGCTGCCATCATCGTCATCGGCCGCCTCGCCATGCGCCCGCTCTTTCGCCTGGTCGCCTCGACCGATTCATCCGAGAGCTTCATGGCGGCGACCCTGCTCGTCGCGCTCGGCACAGGACTGATCGCGGCCGGAGCCGGCCTCTCCATGGGGCTCGGCGCCTTCATCGCCGGGCTGCTGCTGGCCGAGACCGAGTATCGCCGCGCCATCGAAGTGACGATCGAGCCGTTCAAGTCGCTGTTGATCGGCGTCTTCTTCCTGACTGTCGGCATGAGCGTGAACCCGGCTGCACTTGCGGCCCAGCCGGTCGCGATCCTGAGCATCGCCGCCGGGCTCTTCCTCGCCAAGGTGGCGATCACCTTCCTGCTTGCCCGCTACTTCAAGCTGTCACGGTCGACCGCGCTCGAAACCGCGATCATGATCGGTCCCGGCGGCGAGTTCGCCTTCGTGCTGCTGACCGCCTCCGTCGCCGCCAAGCTGGTCGACCAGAACGCTGCGGCGCTCGTGCTCGCCGGCGTCTCGCTGACCATGATCTTCCTGCCGCTCGCCGCCCGCATGGCACGGAAGCTCTCGGCGCGCTTGGCGCCTGCGGTGAACCTGCCGACGGAAGCGAGCATCCTGCCGCCGGACGATCACGCACCGCGCGCCATCGTCGTCGGCCTCGGCCGCGTCGGCCGGCTGGTCAGCGAGATGCTCGAACAGCACAAGGTGCCCTACATCACCATCGACGCCGATCCCTCGCTCATCGCGGCGCAGCGCCGGGCCGGCCGTCCGGCCTTCTACGGCAACGCCACCAAGCCGGATTTCCTGCGGCTCTGCGGCCTCGAGGAAGCGACCGCGCTGATCGTCACCATCGACAATCCCCGCGCCGTCGACGAGATCGTCGCAGCAGCACGCGGTGTGCGGCAGGACCTCATCATCGTCGCCCGCGCCCGTGACGCCAAGCACGCGCGGCATCTCTACGAGCTCGGGGTAAACGACGCCGTGCCGGAAACGATCGAGGCCAGCCTGCAATTGTCGGAAGCCGCGCTGGTCGGCCTCGGCGTGCCGATGGGCCTCGTCATCGCATCGGTGCATCAGCGGCGCGATGATTTCCGCAGCGAGCTCAAGCCGGCGAGCGCGCCGCAGCCCGCTCTGCCGCGTCATGCCCGCTCACGCAGGCTGTGA
- a CDS encoding AAA family ATPase gives MRFTGTASYVATEDLTVAVNAAIRLERPLLVKGEPGTGKTVLAEEIAAALGAPLLTWHVKSTTKAQQGLYEYDAVSRLRDSQLGDARVSDIGNYIKRGKLWEAFVSPVRPVLLIDEIDKADIEFPNDLLLELDRMEFHVYETGETIRAAQRPVMIITSNNEKELPDAFLRRCFFHYIRFPDAETMQRIVEVHFPGIKKRLMEEALRLFFEVREVPGIKKKPSTSELLDWLKLLVADDIGPEVLRERDPRKLIPPLHGALLKNEQDVSLFEKLAFMVRRESR, from the coding sequence ATGCGCTTTACCGGCACCGCTTCTTACGTCGCCACCGAGGACCTGACCGTCGCGGTCAATGCCGCGATCCGGCTGGAGCGGCCGCTGCTGGTCAAGGGCGAGCCCGGCACCGGCAAGACCGTGCTCGCCGAGGAGATCGCCGCCGCGCTCGGCGCGCCGCTGCTGACCTGGCACGTCAAGTCGACCACCAAGGCGCAGCAGGGGCTCTACGAATACGATGCGGTCAGCCGCCTGCGCGACAGCCAGCTCGGCGATGCCCGCGTCTCCGACATCGGCAATTACATCAAGCGCGGCAAGCTCTGGGAGGCCTTCGTCTCGCCCGTGCGCCCGGTGCTGCTGATCGACGAGATCGACAAGGCCGATATCGAGTTCCCGAACGACCTCCTGCTCGAGCTCGACCGCATGGAATTCCATGTCTACGAGACCGGCGAGACGATCCGCGCGGCGCAGCGGCCGGTGATGATCATCACCTCGAACAACGAGAAGGAATTGCCGGACGCCTTCCTGCGTCGCTGTTTCTTCCACTACATCCGCTTCCCTGATGCCGAGACGATGCAGAGAATCGTCGAGGTCCATTTCCCCGGCATCAAGAAGCGATTGATGGAGGAGGCGCTGCGCCTGTTCTTCGAGGTGCGCGAGGTGCCCGGCATCAAGAAGAAGCCCTCGACCTCGGAGCTGCTCGACTGGCTGAAGCTCCTTGTCGCCGACGATATCGGCCCCGAGGTGCTGCGCGAGCGCGATCCGCGCAAGCTGATCCCGCCGCTGCACGGCGCGCTGCTCAAGAACGAGCAGGATGTCTCGCTGTTCGAGAAGCTCGCCTTCATGGTGCGGCGGGAGAGCCGCTGA